The Spodoptera frugiperda isolate SF20-4 chromosome 2, AGI-APGP_CSIRO_Sfru_2.0, whole genome shotgun sequence genome has a window encoding:
- the LOC118268947 gene encoding uncharacterized protein LOC118268947 isoform X2 translates to MEVKSLFPSSSCDSPFYFLKGLFDGNGGSLGNRRSKQDALEAVKLDPAVLEAQVTVHSNDRTVNAADTKPEAVSKSNKAKPPKSEPAPSQCQKEKTFENMVKQHEAALLSLTPQQLELLMKYADVLRRQRMITQKYLECAFCKNNGKSSDWYTSHALKDVRGRVLCPILRKYHCPRCGATGNQAHTIKYCPDLILDSQSTSSGKSSC, encoded by the exons ATGGAAGTAAAATCATTATTTCCTTCCAGTTCCTGCGATtcaccattttattttcttaag GGTTTATTCGATGGAAATGGCGGTTCGCTCGGTAACCGACGCAGTAAACAAG ACGCTCTAGAAGCTGTCAAACTGGATCCTGCCGTGCTAGAAGCACAGGTGACGGTGCATTCGAATGACAGAACTGTCAATGCCGCGGACACGAAGCCCGAAGCGGTTTCTAAGAGCAATAAAG CTAAGCCACCTAAGTCAGAACCAGCGCCATCGCAGTGCCAGAAAGAGAAAACTTTTGAAAACATGGTGAAGCAGCATGAAGCAGCACTCCTATCTTTGACACCTCAACAACTGGAACTCCTGATGAAGTATGCTGATGTCCTCCGCAGACAGAGGATGATCACACAGAAATATTTG GAGTGTGCATTTTGTAAGAACAACGGGAAGTCATCAGATTGGTACACGTCTCACGCGTTGAAAGATGTTCGTGGGCGTGTTCTGTGTCCAATTTTGCGAAAGTACCACTGCCCTCGCTGCGGCGCCACTGGCAATCAGGCCCACACCATTAAATACTGTCCGGATTTAATATTAG acTCACAAAGTACTTCTTCTGGGAAATCCTCgtgttaa
- the LOC118268947 gene encoding uncharacterized protein LOC118268947 isoform X1, with translation MEVKSLFPSSSCDSPFYFLKGLFDGNGGSLGNRRSKQDALEAVKLDPAVLEAQVTVHSNDRTVNAADTKPEAVSKSNKVAKPPKSEPAPSQCQKEKTFENMVKQHEAALLSLTPQQLELLMKYADVLRRQRMITQKYLECAFCKNNGKSSDWYTSHALKDVRGRVLCPILRKYHCPRCGATGNQAHTIKYCPDLILDSQSTSSGKSSC, from the exons ATGGAAGTAAAATCATTATTTCCTTCCAGTTCCTGCGATtcaccattttattttcttaag GGTTTATTCGATGGAAATGGCGGTTCGCTCGGTAACCGACGCAGTAAACAAG ACGCTCTAGAAGCTGTCAAACTGGATCCTGCCGTGCTAGAAGCACAGGTGACGGTGCATTCGAATGACAGAACTGTCAATGCCGCGGACACGAAGCCCGAAGCGGTTTCTAAGAGCAATAAAG TAGCTAAGCCACCTAAGTCAGAACCAGCGCCATCGCAGTGCCAGAAAGAGAAAACTTTTGAAAACATGGTGAAGCAGCATGAAGCAGCACTCCTATCTTTGACACCTCAACAACTGGAACTCCTGATGAAGTATGCTGATGTCCTCCGCAGACAGAGGATGATCACACAGAAATATTTG GAGTGTGCATTTTGTAAGAACAACGGGAAGTCATCAGATTGGTACACGTCTCACGCGTTGAAAGATGTTCGTGGGCGTGTTCTGTGTCCAATTTTGCGAAAGTACCACTGCCCTCGCTGCGGCGCCACTGGCAATCAGGCCCACACCATTAAATACTGTCCGGATTTAATATTAG acTCACAAAGTACTTCTTCTGGGAAATCCTCgtgttaa